The following are from one region of the Salvelinus alpinus chromosome 16, SLU_Salpinus.1, whole genome shotgun sequence genome:
- the LOC139540873 gene encoding homer protein homolog 3-like isoform X1, with protein MYPSHREREQPIFSARAHVFQIDPATKRNWLPASKHAVTVSFFYDANRSVYRIISVGGTKAIINSTITPNMTFTKTSQKFGQWADSRANTVYGLGFATELQLQQFSDQFKEVKEAARLAREKSQEKFELTNPALNIAAPQDLSEDRHSPPLLTVNGPEDKLFRSKSADMEQLTSEKERIKKMLSEGSICEINLEAELFTLQDSNAKLVAALHEANTGVEEWKKQLAEYQEETGRLRYQVAELEAQSGRPGPSESETRDELTQTLEELEALLKAKDEEIHNLQSKNSDIRDLEKEREEAVQRLQDLETRNAELEQRVERAEQTLASSLEERDRAESEVQRVIDVLDVKIYDLNDLRQSLAKLIDK; from the exons GGAACAACCCATCTTCAGTGCCAGAGCGCACGTCTTCCAGATAGACCCGGCCACCAAGAGGAACTGGCTTCCTGCCAGCAAGCATGCCGTCACCGTCTCCTTCTTCTACGATGCCAATCGGAGTGTGTACCGCATCATCAGTGTGGGGGGCACCAAG GCCATCATCAACAGCACCATCACCCCCAACATGACCTTCACCAAAACCTCCCAGAAGTTTGGCCAGTGGGCTGACAGCCGCGCCAACACCGTGTATGGCCTGGGCTTTGCCACCGAGCTACAGCTTCAGCAG TTTTCAGACCAGTTCAAGGAAGTGAAAGAAGCAGCACGTCTTGCAAGGGAGAAATCACAGGAGAAATTTGAACTGACCAACCCCGCgctgaatatcgccgccccacaG GACTTATCAGAGGACCGCCACTCGCCGCCGCTGCTGACTGTCAACGGACCCGAGGACAAGCTGTTCCGCAGCAAGAGCGCCGACATGGAGCAGCTGACGTCGGAGAAGGAGCGCATTAAGAAGATGCTGTCTGAAGG GTCCATATGTGAGATTAACCTGGAGGCAGAGCTGTTCACCCTGCAGGATAGCAACGCTAAGCTAGTGGCGGCGCTTCACGAGGCTAACACTGGCGTGGAGGAGTGGAAGAAACAGCTGGCTGAGTATCAGGAGGAGACTGGCAGGCTCCGATATCAG GTGGCAGAGCTGGAGGCTCAGAGCGGGCGGCCTGGTCCCAGTGAATCTGAGACGAGGGATGAGCTGACCCAGACGTTAGAGGAGTTGGAAGCCTTGCTCAAAGCTAAAGACGAG GAAATCCACAATCTACAGAGCAAGAATTCAGATATTCGTGatttagagaaagagagggaagaggcgGTTCAGAGACTTCAG GATCTGGAGACACGGAATGCAGAACTTGAGCAACGGGTGGAGAGAGCCGAGCAGACTCTGGCTTCCTCTCTGGAGGAGCGGGATAGGGCGGAGAGTGAGGTTCAGCGGGTCATCGACGTCCTGGATGTCAAGATCTACGACCTGAATGACCTGCGACAGAGCTTGGCCAAGCTCATCGACAAATAG
- the LOC139540873 gene encoding homer protein homolog 3-like isoform X2 translates to MGEQPIFSARAHVFQIDPATKRNWLPASKHAVTVSFFYDANRSVYRIISVGGTKAIINSTITPNMTFTKTSQKFGQWADSRANTVYGLGFATELQLQQFSDQFKEVKEAARLAREKSQEKFELTNPALNIAAPQDLSEDRHSPPLLTVNGPEDKLFRSKSADMEQLTSEKERIKKMLSEGSICEINLEAELFTLQDSNAKLVAALHEANTGVEEWKKQLAEYQEETGRLRYQVAELEAQSGRPGPSESETRDELTQTLEELEALLKAKDEEIHNLQSKNSDIRDLEKEREEAVQRLQDLETRNAELEQRVERAEQTLASSLEERDRAESEVQRVIDVLDVKIYDLNDLRQSLAKLIDK, encoded by the exons GGAACAACCCATCTTCAGTGCCAGAGCGCACGTCTTCCAGATAGACCCGGCCACCAAGAGGAACTGGCTTCCTGCCAGCAAGCATGCCGTCACCGTCTCCTTCTTCTACGATGCCAATCGGAGTGTGTACCGCATCATCAGTGTGGGGGGCACCAAG GCCATCATCAACAGCACCATCACCCCCAACATGACCTTCACCAAAACCTCCCAGAAGTTTGGCCAGTGGGCTGACAGCCGCGCCAACACCGTGTATGGCCTGGGCTTTGCCACCGAGCTACAGCTTCAGCAG TTTTCAGACCAGTTCAAGGAAGTGAAAGAAGCAGCACGTCTTGCAAGGGAGAAATCACAGGAGAAATTTGAACTGACCAACCCCGCgctgaatatcgccgccccacaG GACTTATCAGAGGACCGCCACTCGCCGCCGCTGCTGACTGTCAACGGACCCGAGGACAAGCTGTTCCGCAGCAAGAGCGCCGACATGGAGCAGCTGACGTCGGAGAAGGAGCGCATTAAGAAGATGCTGTCTGAAGG GTCCATATGTGAGATTAACCTGGAGGCAGAGCTGTTCACCCTGCAGGATAGCAACGCTAAGCTAGTGGCGGCGCTTCACGAGGCTAACACTGGCGTGGAGGAGTGGAAGAAACAGCTGGCTGAGTATCAGGAGGAGACTGGCAGGCTCCGATATCAG GTGGCAGAGCTGGAGGCTCAGAGCGGGCGGCCTGGTCCCAGTGAATCTGAGACGAGGGATGAGCTGACCCAGACGTTAGAGGAGTTGGAAGCCTTGCTCAAAGCTAAAGACGAG GAAATCCACAATCTACAGAGCAAGAATTCAGATATTCGTGatttagagaaagagagggaagaggcgGTTCAGAGACTTCAG GATCTGGAGACACGGAATGCAGAACTTGAGCAACGGGTGGAGAGAGCCGAGCAGACTCTGGCTTCCTCTCTGGAGGAGCGGGATAGGGCGGAGAGTGAGGTTCAGCGGGTCATCGACGTCCTGGATGTCAAGATCTACGACCTGAATGACCTGCGACAGAGCTTGGCCAAGCTCATCGACAAATAG